The DNA window GAACGGTCTTAAGAGCAAGAAACTCTCTATCAAGGTGAGATGTGTCACACACGCGCGTTGAACAGTCATTTTAATCGTATCTAGGCATTTGCGATGTGGGAGCTTGCAATCATTGCGCAAGGCTTTGAGACCCGTCGACAGGCTATCTACGAAGACATCGATCGTAAGGATGGACCTATGTGGTCCCAGGTCTACGCCATCTGTATGGAAGTGGTCAAGTCCATCGAGACGCGAATTGATACCTACGGCAAAGTTCCTGATGCACCACCAGCTGCGCCGGCTCCGGAACCCAAGCAGCGAGTATCCGCTCCTCTTCGCGACGATCCCATCTTTAACAGTCGAGGGGCTTCCAAGACGATGCTcagcgaggttgagaagcgATTAGGACAGGCCGCACTATCCCCTGGCGAGTCTCCTATGTCCAACTTGAGCCCTATCGCGAAGAAGACATGGAAAGAGGCCAAGGACCGGGTCTTGACGAAGGAGCAGCAGGAACTTGTTGCTCCCGATCACATAAAGAGCCAACTTGAACACTGGACTCTCCAAGTGATGGAGGTAGACACTGTGGCTGCCCTTTTCCAGCAAGATTTCCGAACCCAATTTGCTGCTGCGGTGCTGGGTACCCCATACGCTGAGCCTACGCTTTGTATCAACGCGATCAACGTGCTTCACCATCTCTCAGTGCACAGCTTGGCAGAAGATCAATTTGGTAATGTGCACAGAGATGTCCCAAGCATTATCCGAACCTTTACATCAGTAATCAAGAAACTGGAGGCCTTCCGCCTGCAGTTCCCATTGCACTGGACTGATGTGTCGGGCAAGAGGATCAGCCCCGAGGTGGAAGAAGTTGTGGAAGCTCTGAAGACTGCTTTGCAACAGGTGCTGGGCAAGTTCGAGCCTTATAGCAGCGACCTTAGACTGACACTTACTGATATTCGCTTGGCCAAGGAGGCTTCTGCGACTTCAAAGAAGTCTGAGATGGCAGAAGTGGCGCGATAGGTCAAAGGACGTAAAACACAGGCATATCGGGAAGGATATTAATGTATTATGATACCATTGTAACAATTTGGAACACGATAAAAGCAATTGAGCAATTATTCCATCCATGGATCCAATAATAGTATGTATTTATTGCAGTAGCTTCATATATCGAAGCTAATGCAGTGCAATTAAAGATAGTGGGGCCGCCGCTGTACCGTATCAAAACACGGTGTCCGCGCCCAAAACACACTGTGACTTCAAGGGTACTCGCCAACTGCCAACCTCTTCCTGTCCAACTCTGGTTACATCaatcgcatcatcaccaaataGGTCCGCCTTTTGGACATGCCATTCTCAACCCAACCCCCTCAACAACTACAGTGACACCACTTGCTCACTGTAGCATCTCATTCACtcgttcagcttcttctttaacCTAGTCATGTCCCACTCTTCGTCCCTTTTCTTATTATACTCACGACCCCGGTCATAGCGGCCTTTGGTAGCATCGCAGCGCATTCGCAACTGCGGCTTTCTTGTGCCCATGGACTAGGAATATGGCGTCTCCCGTTTCTCATCGACGGCTTGTCGCCTCTATCGTCTACCGAACTCTCTACCTTCTTCTCTACGTCTGCCTTCTAGGACTGCTAATATCCACCCCTGCCGACGCCATTCATCGCTCGTTCCAAAATCGACAGCTCTACAACATCTGGATCGTCGCTGCCGCCTACGTTCTCGCCATtgtcatcatctccttcgtCTTTATCACCCGTCTATACATCAACAAGACCGATCTTGGGTCGATACCGAAAGGATGGGTTCCAATCGAGAAGGGGGATCTTCGCTCGGCTGTCTATAAAGTAATTGCGCTGGGTCTTGGGCGAAGTGCATCGATCGCATACGAATCGCGCCCCAGGCTTCAAACAGACAACACGGCCCCGGATGATGAAACTGTCGAAACAAGGGTTAAGCTGGGTTTTGATGGTCCTAGTGGTCCGGCGGAggagttggtggtggtgatccCTCGTAAAAAGCCTGTCTGGGGAGATATTGAACACTATGGATGGTCCTCACCCAACGCTCCGGATTTACCGAACCTCGAGTACACCACTGTCTTCTCAGAACTGCCTAATTTGATCGAGGGCAAAGCTTTGACTCTTGCGCCTCCTGACCCGACCTCCGATACGAACCCGCCTTTGCTGGACCCAGACGCTGTAGCTCTTCTGCAGCGAACCGCCAATATGAGCCTGCGCGATTACGTAGTTCACCTGGCTGAATTGGGGGTGATCGAGATGGATTCAACCACTATCGAGTTTCTTTCACACTACGAATATGCACGCTTCTCGAATCGACCAATTTCCAATGCTCAGTTTAAGGAGCTTATGCATCTTTTTGCCGAGATTCTTCACGCCATGGAACCCCTGGATCCAGATGTTTTGGACGAGCAAGACGATGCGTCCTCACCCTCTAccgatggcgatgacgataCTAGACCAAGGCTGGGCACGTCTCGCAGTAATCTGGCTCCCTCCGACGCTAGCATCAGCAGCTCTGCTCGAATAAGGCGCCAGCCATCCACGAATACCTGGAATGTTTATGAGACTGCTCCTAACAGCGTGAGGAGCGGATTTACAGGGCCAGGGTCCATATCACGAAGACTTAGCAATAACAGTCTTGCTCGAAGTCGGCGTCATTACCCCTTGAGCCAACCATCAACCTCCAGCCTTCGATCCAAATCATCAGCTAGCTCTGGGTCTGTTATTCGACTTGCGACACGGCACGACTCAACAGACCTGCCTTACGTCCTCAGCTTGAGAGATACGACGGCTAGCTACTAATGACTTGTTTTGGGGGCCCGGCGAATGGTGTGGCTCTTTACGTTTATGAATTTATGACTCAAAGTATTATCACAGTTACAGGATAGAGATTGTGTAATTTCCTAATCTTAGTTAATTCGAGTATATATCTCCCAAAATTATTATACAATGCAGTAAATATTGAAGCATATTTCCTTTAATCATAGCATGTTACGAATTGAACTCTCTTGTTGAAGTCGAACTTCTCGTCAGGGACATTGGTGCCAGAAGTGATAAGATAAGCATCCGCATTTTTTGTCGCATGTGAAATTATTCTGCCAGATACTCTCCACCAACCCCAAACATCACCAATCCTGGTCAGCTGAAGCAATGATAAATTAACTCTCGCAAACATCCCTAATTACTTCAAGGCACTTCTCTATACGATCTTCTTCGGATTGCGCGCACCAGCATCACTACAACTAATTGCGACAAAAGATACAATGGCACCTGAAGCCCAACCTTTCCCCGTCGCAACAAACCGCGATGCAATCGCAAACACTCTTTCACTGCTCCTCGCCTCCAGGACGTCCATAGGAAAATCGATGCCTCTTACTCGTGATTTACCGCGCAAGCAACGCACTCTCCCAGACAACAACGATGAGGATCTCGCTCGCGGCGCACGACCAAACGAAGGATTAGGCTATGTTCCAGAGAAGAAAGACGTTCAAAAGTTTGCAAACTCaaaagaggagagaatgCTAAGGGGCAGGTTGAACAAAGATGCCAAGGGCAATctaaagaagaaggctgaggaaaGTGAGagcgaagatgaagctgGACGAAGTGCCCTAGGCAAACGAAAGAGGCCTcgaaaggagaaggagaaggaggttgAACCGGAGCCGGAGGCTGGCGATCAGACTTCTCCTGTTACACCTGAGGATAAGGAGACGAACGAAAACGGGGGAGAGTTCGAGGTGGATGCGGATGCGGATATGAAAGACGCTGTAACACAGGATGGACCTATTTTGGGCGGTGGGCAGACAGAAAAGAagcggaagaagaagagcaagaacaagaaaaacaagaaacaaaagaccGCACCTGGGGTAACAGGGGGGGAGGGCAGAGGCATAACGTTTATATATATCAGTTTTATATCAAGATACCCACAATACACGCAGAGAGTTGACATCATTTCACAGAAAAGGGAGATGCCAGGATCAAATTTAACCTGCTTAGAATAATATTGTCTTCTGATGGTATATACCATGCACCCACCACGCAACTCCTCCCAAGAATTCAACTTCCATCTCTTAGGTGTGCCGAAATCTGCCCCCTTCCTTTCGGCGAGGACTAATGATTTCCATGGGACTAAACAAAATGCCCACCATGGTATCCTGCTATGCTTTGCGCTCGTAATGAAGAAAGCCTCCTTGACCGTGTTCTAGCCAGCTATCCGATGTCCTCCTATACTCCAAGTAGGCGGTCTCTTCGCCATCAAAATCCAAAGTATGTTTATGGCCTAATGTAATGCCGATGAAGGGAAAGTAAATATCCATGTACAGAGCCCGTGTATGTGTATGTACGTATATGATGTGTTGAATTTCGTCGTCCATAGTTTGGGTTTCAAGAGCCCACAGTAAAATCAGGGTTAAATGTGTGATTTACTGCATTCGCTTTCGCTTCCTGTCATCGTCACCTCGGgggtcctcatcctcgtctgaTCGCTCGGCAGTGTCACTAGGATTGAGGATATGAGCCATGCTCCCCCTTCGAGTAGGGGGAGCTGAATGATCTTTCACGGCAAGGTTCTTGTTCTCACGGCCAGCGGATCCCCACGACCAGCCACCGAATGTATCAGAGCCACCGCCAGAGCCATTTGCAAATGGAGGTGGTGGCGTTGTTGGACGTGAGTGAGGGTGTGTTTGGGACGCAGCTTGCAACGAGTAAGTTGAAAATGATTCTCTGATCCGTTGGTCTTCCGGGGCTACACGGCTAGGCGAAGGGGGCCATGCTCCAGAGGGTGCGCCAGTGCTGAAGGGAGAGGGTGCTGGCTGCCAGCCATGGGCTCGAATATCGGCTGCAGTGTGACGGCGGGCCAGGCTGCCAGGGCCGGGAACAGTCTCAACATTGGAtagaggatgaggagcaggaggcgGCGGAGGCGGTCCTGTACGTAACGGGGACGACTGCGTAGTACTGCTTCCGCTGATGGAGCCATATGGCCTGCGAGTGCTGCTAGATAGGTTGGAAGGAACTGGTGGTTTATAAAAGTTCTGGCCGCGTGCGGGGGGGACGCCTAGAGCAGGGCCTCGTGTCTGGTCGTCCTGGGCAAGCTGTCTGGGTGATACTGGGGCGTTCTCGACATTCGCAAAATATTGTTGTCGGCCGGTGTAAGGTGCCTCCTGGGGTGGTTCGTCGAGTGTCCGAAGTACTTCAGCCTGCCTTTGCATTTCGCCCTGTAGAATAATGACTTAAGTCAACGTTAGCTATCGTTCGAGATTTCGCCTAGTAATACACACCTTCACGAGAGAGGGGACTCTCAGCCGGAACAAGAGACAGCATATGTCTTGAAAGCTCTTGATTGAAGTGAAGAAGTCGATTTACCGTGTCCATTGCGGCTTGGCTCTTGACATGCATATAATGAGCTGCCTCTTCGCTCCTCTGCAGGCGATTACTCAAGTCGAAGAGCGTATGCTCAATGTTGAGCATTCGAGCATCAGCGCTGTCAGGCGGGATAGGTACGGGCTCGGCTGGAGTGCCTGGCTGGGATGCTACAGGTTTGGTATAGTTGCTCTCGCGGTGCACCAAAGCATGTCGACTGGCTCGGCGCTTGATCTCACGTAGTCCTACTAGGTCGCCGCGCTTGAAGTTACCGTTGCCATGCTTGAATTCCCAGAGAGTTGTATCAGGGTTTCCAGTGTGGAAAACATCGCGTTCTTTGCGCAAGTTAGCCAATGCGATTACTCACAATTCGTGTGTGTTCTAGTACTCACCCTTGTGAAAACCGTACATGTTCAGCTGTCTCACGAATGATGAGATATTGGTATGTTTGAAATATTGACTAGAAGGTATTAGTCGAGTGCCAAGTAGCCAGTTTATGGATGTATTGGACGCACGAGAGAACTTTTGAGAAGTCGGCCGAGGGCGACATGACGAAGCTTTCAGCGCTTGCAGACCATGAAATCAAGTGTTGAATGTTGGGATCTTCTAGCATGCTGTCGCTACGTTAGCAAGCTATCGTGAAGAGCTTGGCGGCGCGGTCTCACTTGTAGAGCTTATGAATGAAGGCTGTCTGTACGATTTTAGGCTGGTgtacagcagcagcagccggCGGGGGCGCAGGCATGCTATTGGAATTATTGGCATTATTGTTTGCGGCGTTGTTGGAATCGGGAGCGGGAGAGTTCTTGGGTCGATCGTTGGATTTGCCGTTGGCATCGGAATCGGAGTTGTTGTTGCCAGTAGAAGATGGCGCAGGTGATGTGATCTCCATGGGATCGCCGTTGCTTGGAGGAGACATCTTGATCGTAGGAGTTGGTATAGGAATAATGCGAGAACCCATTGACTCGCTATGGGGAATTGGATTCGAATGTGGGAAGGTCTCAGTCCTGACGGCCATGTGCGCTGTAGCCATGATGATTAGTCGACAAGAAGGGTCATGTATGTACAGACGAGCCGACAGACGAGCCGGGATCAGGGTCGACAGTGCTTGCTATCTCTTGAAGAAACGAAAGATGCAAAGAGAAGCGAACAACAAGCGAGGACGGAAGGAAACGGGGTAGTTAAAGGATGGAGTACATAAGGTAGATGTTGGCAGGGAAAGTAAAGTAGGTAGGAGGGTGAACACAAGGCCGGCCGATAGGGGTGTGAAGGAATGAGGGTGTGTAGCGGCTAAACTTTGAGACGACAACGtaggaaaggaaaagagtaaggtgaggtgaggtaaAGCTTTGTAAAGGGAAGAGAACCCGGAGACAGAGACGGTATCGCGGATGCGAGACTGTGGATCACAAGCCGAGAGACAACGGGGGAGGAGGCGATGGAGAGTGGTAGCGGAGTCGGGATCGGAGCCGGTCTTGAAAGAGATATGTATGTACCATACTGTGCATGAGATAGGCAACTTGCGACGTGATGCGATACAATGCGATCAATGGGCGCGGAATGGACTGTGCAGACACAACAGAGTGAAGTCTTCAAAGGCTTACCTCATTCTCAGGGCGCAAAAACGAGTCAGTGGTTGATGTCGCGCAGCGCAGTTCAACTCAGCCCAAGTCTGTTCAAGCGCTTCCCGGCGTTGGTAGGCGAAATGCGCAGTCCTGGGCTTGGGAAAGAGAAAGGTGACAGGAAAAGACAGGCGAACGAACGACAGAATGGGATGTGGTAATAGCCCAGACAAGAACGGCGATTTGCAGCTGGGCCCGCCAGGTTCTTCTTGGTCGATGGTTGAATTGGTTAGACTGGCCAAGACCACAAGCTCTCAAACCCCAAGCCAAGCGCTTTAGGGAGGTCGGTCACTAAGGTTAGTGTTGGTTTTAGGTGACACCCTGGTTAGGATAGTTGCTGCTGATCAGCCTCGCATAGGGGCCTTTTCAGGGCTCTCGTCCACCTTCTAGAAGGCGGGGGGAGGGCAGGCAAGATTTGTCGCCGAGTCTATCTTGGCACCTCAGCCAGATGATAGGTTGCTCGGACAAAGGGCAAAACCACTGCAGGGACGTAAAGATAGACGAAACACTGGACAGATCCCTGATAGCGTTCGATACAGCTCGGCGATGCCGCGATGATCAAACGTTTTGGCTgtcttgatgaagaagtctTAAGCTAGGTTTGGTTCAACCGTGGAGTCGAAGCTGTCCCGTCCAGTAATGCTCAACTGACGAATCGTCAGGGCTGCTGCTAGCAACGACACCTACGTGGAAACAAGCGGGGAGAGCTCTCAGTTCAGGACAGGGCCGAAAAAAAGATTGGCGAGTGGCAGTCGGAGTAGGTAAAGGGCTGAGCGCCAGAAAACAGAAAACAGCTTCTGTGCACTGTGAAGGAACAGACGGGAATGTACCTGCTGGTGGGTAGTGAAAGTGGTTGCACGGGAGTTTAGGTAGGGGGCAAAGACGCTCTAGCTAAACCCGAGTCAATGGTTATGTATAATGATAGGAAAGTTGCAAGGTCCTGTTGAATGAAGGTCTCGAAAAAGACAGAACGAAAGACAGGAGGAGGGGAGGGAAAGAATCCAAGCAAGCTGCTGGCAGGActgatttctttttctggaACTGCAAGGAAGCCGATGCGATCAATATCAACTGGATCCATGCGCCGGGGTTGGAAATTTGGGGGCATGGCTAGCAAGGAGTCCATGGAGATAGAATGGGGATGGGGATGACACTCATGGCTACCTACGGAGGAGAGTAGGTTAGCCCAGCTGAGATCCAATCGAAAGCAATGAGTTGAGTCTCCAAGAGAAGCCCACTCACACCAACTCCAAGCCTCTGGCCTTCTGGGCACCCCCTCACCCGCATGGGCATGCATCGATTGTTGCACCCTCTCTTTCAGACCCTTACCTTATACTCACTCCAGACGTCCCACGCCCAGGAACGGACTTTACAAAGTACGGCAGCTTGATTTCTCATGCTATCACCGTCTGGAACAAATTTTAACTGCAGTGACAAGCTGAAAGACAGAGGTCTCACTTCTGCCAAATGCAGCCATCCGTGGTTCTGGATCACTGCCCCAAGTAATGGCATAACCTATCATGGCCTCATCATTGGAATGAAGTTCCAGCGCCCAGGCTGAAGGAACTCATCAATCGTCTCAGTGCGACAACCAAGACTTTGACATGTCTAGTAGATGGAACAATGGTAGAAGCCGGTATAGCGccgccaagatcaacacccGCTTACACAGTCCCCGAAATCTAGTGGCGGCTTCAGCGACAGATCGGGGATAAAGAACCCGTCAGAGAAAGTTGCTCCAAACGGTACCGGAGATGGTAAGATAAAGCTTACCTGAAGAAGGGCCCGGAACATTCAACATCCTTTCCACGACGCCATGCTGCTCTCATACATGGTGTGGCAGCCTGGCGTCTGGAAACGCCGGGAGGCAAAGTGCAATGTGTGGCGCCCAGCCTCGATGACCCGAAGAGGGTGTCTCAAGGGGC is part of the Fusarium fujikuroi IMI 58289 draft genome, chromosome FFUJ_chr07 genome and encodes:
- a CDS encoding related to nuclear envelope protein Cut11p; amino-acid sequence: MAPTTVRKAPYKDFLQPALHRRFTSTATVLLLVSYLLAVVLDGWKSYFWSWFPIGPVGVRTLFIFTCGLAIVVLRIANYHVGLRTTGPGFQTLRNTITQLQTYETLFWYGFSSLLFSHVFLWAMPKAANLSWITYFSGDRARLNERPLFLLAYMVSCAITQTFNHYRKDTDRLVLASSKGKNEKQPDALKLLITAVPATFGASLSGAASALPVALILYYTILRSFIWGWALMFLRIFYNLPKTNMLPPSWPSDLWLLFRCIEAGTFVHLIWNIGNFAFSKFMVKEPLKNGKPLTSESKDPNGSLLNGLKSKKLSIKAFAMWELAIIAQGFETRRQAIYEDIDRKDGPMWSQVYAICMEVVKSIETRIDTYGKVPDAPPAAPAPEPKQRVSAPLRDDPIFNSRGASKTMLSEVEKRLGQAALSPGESPMSNLSPIAKKTWKEAKDRVLTKEQQELVAPDHIKSQLEHWTLQVMEVDTVAALFQQDFRTQFAAAVLGTPYAEPTLCINAINVLHHLSVHSLAEDQFGNVHRDVPSIIRTFTSVIKKLEAFRLQFPLHWTDVSGKRISPEVEEVVEALKTALQQVLGKFEPYSSDLRLTLTDIRLAKEASATSKKSEMAEVAR
- a CDS encoding related to thermatolerance membrane protein Dlt1 produces the protein MASPVSHRRLVASIVYRTLYLLLYVCLLGLLISTPADAIHRSFQNRQLYNIWIVAAAYVLAIVIISFVFITRLYINKTDLGSIPKGWVPIEKGDLRSAVYKVIALGLGRSASIAYESRPRLQTDNTAPDDETVETRVKLGFDGPSGPAEELVVVIPRKKPVWGDIEHYGWSSPNAPDLPNLEYTTVFSELPNLIEGKALTLAPPDPTSDTNPPLLDPDAVALLQRTANMSLRDYVVHLAELGVIEMDSTTIEFLSHYEYARFSNRPISNAQFKELMHLFAEILHAMEPLDPDVLDEQDDASSPSTDGDDDTRPRLGTSRSNLAPSDASISSSARIRRQPSTNTWNVYETAPNSVRSGFTGPGSISRRLSNNSLARSRRHYPLSQPSTSSLRSKSSASSGSVIRLATRHDSTDLPYVLSLRDTTASY
- a CDS encoding related to heat shock transcription factor HSF21, which encodes MATAHMAVRTETFPHSNPIPHSESMGSRIIPIPTPTIKMSPPSNGDPMEITSPAPSSTGNNNSDSDANGKSNDRPKNSPAPDSNNAANNNANNSNSMPAPPPAAAAVHQPKIVQTAFIHKLYNMLEDPNIQHLISWSASAESFVMSPSADFSKVLSQYFKHTNISSFVRQLNMYGFHKERDVFHTGNPDTTLWEFKHGNGNFKRGDLVGLREIKRRASRHALVHRESNYTKPVASQPGTPAEPVPIPPDSADARMLNIEHTLFDLSNRLQRSEEAAHYMHVKSQAAMDTVNRLLHFNQELSRHMLSLVPAESPLSREVIILQGEMQRQAEVLRTLDEPPQEAPYTGRQQYFANVENAPVSPRQLAQDDQTRGPALGVPPARGQNFYKPPVPSNLSSSTRRPYGSISGSSTTQSSPLRTGPPPPPPAPHPLSNVETVPGPGSLARRHTAADIRAHGWQPAPSPFSTGAPSGAWPPSPSRVAPEDQRIRESFSTYSLQAASQTHPHSRPTTPPPPFANGSGGGSDTFGGWSWGSAGRENKNLAVKDHSAPPTRRGSMAHILNPSDTAERSDEDEDPRGDDDRKRKRMQ